From one Triticum aestivum cultivar Chinese Spring chromosome 4B, IWGSC CS RefSeq v2.1, whole genome shotgun sequence genomic stretch:
- the LOC123090262 gene encoding uncharacterized protein, translating to PITFDHLDYSRSTQNAGWTALILDPIIDGLQFTQVLMDGGSDLNLLYPDTIRKLGIDPTKIRHSRTSFKGVTPGPYAKSTGSLLLEVVFGSPDNFRCEKLIFHVAPFESSHQALLGHEAFARFNAIPHYASLTLKMPGPCGIISLQGRSRPRTRLGESDTNKQGAF from the coding sequence ccaattacttttgaccacctggattattccagaagtactcaaaatgcaggatggactgctctgatattggatcctataatcgacggactacaatttacacaagtcctaatggatggcggcagcgatttaaacctgctatatccggacacaatccgcaagttggggatagaccctactaaaattcgccatagccgcacttccttcaaaggagtgacgccaggcccttatgccaagtccacgggctccttattactagaagttgtgtttggatcacccgacaacttccgttgcgaaaagctaatcttccatgtcgccccatttgaaagtagccatcaagcactattgggacatgaagctttcgcacgctttaacgcaataccgcactacgcgtctcttacacttaaaatgcccggtccatgcggcatcatctCCTTACAAGGTCGCTCAAGACCCCGAACACGGCTAGGTGAGTCCGAcacaaataaacaaggggctttctag